The following coding sequences lie in one Variovorax terrae genomic window:
- a CDS encoding DEAD/DEAH box helicase, giving the protein MTSSFSNLSLAEPLARAVAEMGYETMTPIQAQAIPVVLTGKDVMGAAQTGTGKTAAFSLPLLQRMLKHENSSTSPARHPVRALVLLPTRELADQVAQQIKLYAKYTNLRSAVVFGGMDMKPQTLELKKGVEVLVATPGRLLDHIEAKNAVLNQVEYVVLDEADRMLDIGFLPDLQRILSYLPKQRTTLLFSATFSPEIKRLAGSYLQDPVTIEVARPNETASTVEQRFYSVSDDDKRRALKQIVRQRGITQAFVFVNSKLGCARLARSLEREGMKTTALHGDKSQDERLKALEAFKKGEVDLLVATDVAARGLDIKDVPAVFNFDIPFNAEDYVHRIGRTGRAGASGLAVSFVGGSNDARLVADIEKLIKKKIEIEAVEFEEDRPRGRINDGRRAWREAGEVGDPRDVLDAPRESREPREPRAPRPLRPAAAPRDPFFDQPYQASANDAAPSWEATAKSPASRSISANIKPKRKVAALFKAL; this is encoded by the coding sequence ATGACCTCATCTTTCTCCAACTTATCGCTGGCCGAACCGCTGGCGCGTGCCGTAGCCGAAATGGGCTACGAAACCATGACACCCATCCAGGCCCAGGCCATTCCGGTCGTTCTGACCGGCAAGGATGTGATGGGCGCGGCCCAGACCGGCACGGGTAAAACCGCCGCGTTCTCGCTGCCGCTGCTGCAGCGCATGCTCAAGCACGAGAACAGCTCGACCTCGCCCGCGCGCCACCCGGTGCGCGCGCTGGTGCTGCTGCCCACGCGCGAACTGGCCGACCAGGTGGCGCAGCAGATCAAGCTGTACGCCAAGTACACCAACCTGCGCAGCGCGGTGGTGTTCGGCGGCATGGACATGAAGCCGCAGACGCTGGAGCTGAAGAAGGGCGTCGAGGTGCTGGTGGCTACGCCGGGGCGCCTGCTGGACCACATCGAGGCCAAGAACGCGGTGCTCAACCAGGTCGAGTACGTGGTGCTGGACGAGGCCGACCGCATGCTCGACATCGGCTTCCTGCCCGACTTGCAGCGCATCCTCAGCTACCTGCCCAAGCAGCGCACCACGCTGCTGTTCTCGGCCACCTTCTCGCCCGAGATCAAGCGCCTGGCCGGCAGCTACCTGCAGGACCCGGTGACGATCGAGGTGGCGCGGCCCAACGAGACCGCCTCCACCGTGGAGCAGCGCTTCTACAGCGTGTCCGACGACGACAAGCGCCGCGCGCTCAAGCAGATCGTGCGCCAGCGCGGCATCACCCAGGCCTTCGTGTTCGTCAACAGCAAGCTCGGCTGCGCCCGGCTGGCGCGCTCGCTCGAGCGCGAGGGCATGAAGACCACCGCGCTGCACGGCGACAAGAGCCAGGACGAGCGGCTCAAGGCGCTCGAAGCCTTCAAGAAGGGCGAGGTCGACCTGCTGGTGGCCACCGACGTGGCCGCTCGCGGGCTGGACATCAAGGACGTGCCGGCGGTGTTCAACTTCGACATCCCGTTCAACGCCGAGGACTACGTGCACCGCATCGGCCGCACCGGCCGCGCCGGCGCCTCGGGGCTGGCGGTGAGCTTCGTGGGCGGCAGCAACGATGCCCGGCTGGTGGCCGACATCGAGAAGCTGATCAAGAAGAAGATCGAGATCGAGGCCGTGGAGTTCGAGGAAGACCGCCCGCGCGGCCGCATCAACGACGGACGCCGCGCCTGGCGCGAAGCCGGCGAGGTGGGCGATCCGCGCGACGTGCTCGATGCGCCGCGCGAATCGCGCGAGCCCCGCGAACCGCGGGCGCCGCGCCCGCTGCGGCCCGCCGCCGCGCCGCGCGATCCGTTCTTCGACCAGCCCTACCAGGCCTCGGCCAACGACGCCGCGCCGTCCTGGGAAGCCACGGCCAAATCGCCGGCCTCGCGCAGCATTTCGGCCAACATCAAGCCCAAGCGCAAGGTGGCCGCGCTGTTCAAGGCGCTGTAG
- a CDS encoding B3/B4 domain-containing protein → MSRFHYAISPDIFERFPGYVRGVVIAHGVRNGPTPPELSALLREAEASVRERLSAEAVAEAPPIKCWREAYRAFGAKPAEHRSSIEAMARRALRGDPLPAINALVDIGNIVSLRHLLPAGAHAIDTLRGDIALRLATGQEQFVPFGSDQAESPLPGEVIFAEGDDTVLTRRWTWRQANHTLTELGTRAIVFNVDGLPPATRAGVQAACADVAALVQRFCGGTLRCGLLAPESPQTALA, encoded by the coding sequence ATGAGCCGTTTTCACTACGCCATTTCCCCTGACATCTTCGAGCGCTTTCCCGGCTACGTGCGGGGCGTGGTGATCGCCCACGGCGTTCGCAACGGGCCGACGCCGCCGGAGCTGAGCGCGCTGTTGCGCGAGGCCGAAGCCTCGGTGCGCGAGCGCCTGAGCGCCGAAGCGGTGGCCGAGGCGCCGCCGATCAAGTGCTGGCGCGAGGCCTACCGCGCCTTTGGCGCCAAGCCGGCCGAGCACCGCTCCTCCATCGAGGCGATGGCGCGGCGCGCCTTGCGCGGCGACCCGCTGCCGGCCATCAATGCGCTGGTGGACATCGGCAACATCGTCTCGCTGCGCCACCTGCTGCCGGCCGGCGCCCATGCCATCGACACCCTGCGCGGCGACATCGCGCTGCGGCTGGCCACGGGGCAGGAGCAGTTCGTGCCGTTCGGCAGCGACCAGGCCGAGTCGCCGCTGCCCGGCGAGGTGATCTTTGCCGAGGGCGACGACACGGTGCTGACGCGCCGCTGGACCTGGCGCCAGGCCAACCACACGCTGACCGAGCTCGGCACGCGCGCCATCGTCTTCAACGTGGACGGCCTGCCGCCCGCCACGCGCGCCGGCGTGCAAGCCGCCTGTGCCGACGTCGCGGCCCTGGTGCAGCGCTTTTGCGGCGGCACGTTGCGGTGCGGGCTGCTGGCGCCCGAGTCGCCGCAGACCGCGCTGGCGTAG
- the ypfJ gene encoding KPN_02809 family neutral zinc metallopeptidase, which translates to MKWEGNRESDNVEDRRDDGGGGGGFSGGGLGGRHIGLGGIVIALVASYFLGINPMTVLSLLSGGGGPAPQVQQQAPAHRPPADDRMAKFVATVLADTEDVWKDVFAQNGATYRDPKLVLFRGATPTACGQGQAAMGPFYCPGDQKVYIDLDFYQTLKNKLGAPGEFAQAYVIAHEVGHHVQNLLGISAKMDQMRGRVSQAEYNALSVRLELQADCLAGVWANRAQSARQILENGDIESAMNAAAQIGDDALQKKAQGYVVPESFTHGTSAQRTRWFNTGLQNGNIKACDTFGARNL; encoded by the coding sequence ATGAAGTGGGAAGGCAACCGCGAATCGGACAATGTGGAAGACCGCCGCGATGACGGCGGCGGTGGCGGCGGCTTCTCGGGCGGCGGCCTGGGCGGGCGGCACATCGGCCTGGGCGGTATCGTGATCGCGCTGGTGGCCTCGTATTTCCTCGGCATCAACCCGATGACGGTGCTGAGCCTGCTCAGTGGCGGCGGTGGCCCGGCCCCGCAAGTGCAGCAGCAGGCGCCCGCGCACCGGCCGCCGGCCGACGACCGCATGGCCAAGTTCGTGGCCACCGTGCTGGCCGACACCGAGGACGTGTGGAAGGACGTGTTCGCGCAGAACGGCGCGACCTACCGCGACCCGAAGCTGGTGCTGTTCCGCGGCGCCACGCCCACCGCCTGCGGCCAGGGCCAGGCCGCCATGGGGCCGTTCTACTGCCCCGGCGACCAGAAGGTCTACATCGACCTCGATTTCTACCAGACGCTCAAGAACAAGCTGGGCGCGCCCGGCGAGTTCGCCCAGGCCTATGTGATCGCGCACGAGGTCGGCCACCACGTGCAGAACCTGCTGGGCATCAGTGCCAAGATGGACCAGATGCGCGGCCGCGTGAGCCAGGCCGAGTACAACGCCCTGAGCGTGCGGCTGGAGCTGCAGGCCGACTGCCTGGCCGGCGTCTGGGCCAACCGGGCGCAGTCGGCGCGCCAGATCCTGGAGAACGGCGACATCGAGTCGGCCATGAACGCGGCCGCGCAGATCGGCGACGACGCGCTGCAGAAGAAGGCCCAGGGCTACGTGGTGCCCGAGAGCTTCACCCACGGCACCAGCGCCCAGCGCACGCGCTGGTTCAACACCGGCCTGCAGAACGGCAACATCAAGGCCTGCGACACCTTTGGCGCCAGGAATCTATAG
- the pcp gene encoding pyroglutamyl-peptidase I: MVPARPAAPLHQPRVLLTGFDPFGGEALNPSWLAVQALQGRQVGGHRLVAVQLPTVFGASLRVLRAALRQHRPALVICVGQAGGRAALSLERVAINVDDARIPDNAAAQPVDTPVVANGPAAYFSTLPIKAMRLALQRDGLNAEVSQTAGTFVCNHVFYGLMHELATRRGLRHTRGGFIHVPWLPEQGSPSMALDDLVRGLRGAVRCALATPIDVVQAAGALD, translated from the coding sequence ATGGTACCCGCCCGGCCCGCCGCCCCTTTGCACCAGCCCCGCGTGCTGCTGACCGGCTTCGACCCGTTCGGCGGCGAGGCGCTCAACCCGAGCTGGCTGGCCGTGCAGGCGCTGCAGGGCCGGCAGGTCGGCGGCCATCGCCTCGTGGCGGTGCAACTGCCCACGGTGTTCGGCGCCTCCCTGCGGGTGCTGCGCGCGGCGCTGCGGCAGCACCGGCCGGCCCTGGTGATCTGCGTCGGCCAGGCCGGCGGCCGCGCCGCGCTCTCGCTGGAGCGGGTGGCCATCAACGTCGACGACGCGCGCATCCCCGACAACGCCGCCGCCCAGCCGGTGGACACGCCCGTGGTGGCGAACGGGCCGGCGGCGTACTTCAGCACCCTGCCGATCAAGGCGATGCGGCTGGCGCTGCAGCGCGACGGCCTGAACGCCGAGGTGTCGCAGACCGCGGGCACCTTCGTCTGCAACCATGTGTTCTACGGGCTGATGCACGAGCTGGCGACGCGGCGCGGCCTGCGCCACACGCGCGGTGGCTTCATCCACGTGCCCTGGCTGCCAGAGCAGGGCAGCCCGTCGATGGCGCTGGACGATCTGGTGCGCGGGCTGCGCGGCGCCGTGCGCTGTGCCCTGGCCACGCCCATCGACGTGGTTCAGGCGGCGGGCGCGCTGGACTGA
- a CDS encoding class 1 fructose-bisphosphatase, translated as MTSKISLTRYLVEQQRVDGLIPSQLRLLLEVVARACKSISQAVNKGALGGVLGTAGSENVQGEVQKKLDIIANEVLIEANEWGGHLAAMASEEMEGIYLVPNRYPQGEYLLLFDPLDGSSNIDVNVSIGTIFSVLKKPDGDAGVEEKDFLQPGARQVAAGYCVYGPQTTLVLTVGDGVAMFTLDREQGSFVLTQENVRIPADTKEFAINMSNMRHWDEPVKRYIDECLQGKEGPRGKDFNMRWIASMVADVHRILTRGGIFMYPWDKREPEKPGKLRLMYEANPMSWLIEQAGGAATNGRQRILDIQPSKLHERVSVVLGSKNEVERVTSYHTGT; from the coding sequence ATGACTTCAAAAATCTCCCTCACCCGCTACCTCGTCGAACAGCAGCGCGTCGACGGGCTCATTCCCTCGCAGCTGCGCCTGCTGCTGGAAGTGGTGGCCCGCGCCTGCAAGAGCATCAGCCAGGCCGTCAACAAGGGCGCGCTCGGCGGCGTGCTGGGCACGGCCGGCAGCGAGAACGTGCAGGGCGAAGTGCAGAAGAAGCTCGACATCATCGCCAACGAGGTGCTGATCGAGGCCAACGAATGGGGCGGCCACCTGGCGGCCATGGCCTCCGAGGAAATGGAAGGCATCTACCTGGTGCCCAACCGCTACCCGCAGGGCGAGTACCTACTGCTGTTCGATCCGCTCGACGGCTCCAGCAACATCGACGTGAACGTGAGCATCGGCACCATCTTCAGCGTGCTCAAGAAGCCCGACGGCGATGCCGGCGTGGAGGAAAAGGACTTCCTGCAGCCCGGCGCCCGGCAGGTGGCGGCCGGCTACTGTGTCTATGGCCCGCAGACCACCTTGGTGCTGACCGTGGGCGACGGCGTAGCCATGTTCACGCTCGACCGCGAGCAGGGCTCCTTCGTGCTGACGCAGGAGAACGTGCGCATCCCCGCCGACACCAAGGAATTCGCCATCAACATGAGCAACATGCGGCATTGGGACGAGCCGGTGAAGCGCTACATCGACGAATGCCTGCAGGGCAAGGAAGGCCCGCGCGGCAAGGACTTCAACATGCGCTGGATCGCCAGCATGGTGGCCGACGTGCACCGCATCCTCACGCGCGGCGGCATCTTCATGTACCCCTGGGACAAGCGCGAGCCCGAGAAGCCCGGCAAGCTGCGCCTGATGTACGAGGCCAACCCCATGAGCTGGCTGATCGAGCAGGCCGGCGGCGCCGCCACCAACGGCCGCCAGCGCATCCTGGACATCCAGCCGTCCAAGCTGCACGAGCGCGTGAGCGTGGTGCTGGGCTCGAAGAACGAGGTCGAGCGCGTCACGTCCTATCACACGGGCACCTGA
- a CDS encoding DUF2799 domain-containing protein: MRIFRFLFAALVLAGLSACTTMSPSECKLANWYDVGLRDGLAGEPLSQLDSRTKDCAEAGVPVNTVPYLQGRDQGLQSFCQLDNAVKLGLDGRSYNGVCPAFIDGEFRRRRDLGYEVYSARGQLRSLESRRRELEKKLRDAANDDDRRKAREELSDLDQRFRRARDRQRDAEWALDRLR; this comes from the coding sequence ATGCGTATCTTCCGTTTCCTCTTCGCCGCGCTGGTGCTGGCCGGCCTGTCCGCCTGCACCACCATGAGCCCCAGCGAGTGCAAGCTGGCCAACTGGTACGACGTGGGGCTGCGCGACGGCCTGGCGGGCGAGCCGCTGTCGCAGCTCGACAGCCGCACCAAGGACTGCGCCGAAGCCGGCGTGCCGGTGAACACCGTGCCCTACCTGCAGGGGCGCGACCAGGGGCTGCAGAGCTTCTGCCAGCTCGACAACGCGGTCAAGCTCGGGCTGGACGGCCGCAGCTACAACGGCGTGTGCCCCGCGTTCATCGACGGCGAATTCCGCCGCCGCCGCGACCTGGGCTACGAGGTGTACTCCGCGCGCGGCCAGCTGCGCAGCCTGGAGAGCCGCCGGCGCGAGCTGGAAAAGAAGCTGCGCGACGCCGCCAATGACGACGACCGCCGCAAGGCGCGCGAGGAGCTGTCCGACCTCGACCAGCGCTTTCGCCGCGCGCGCGACCGCCAGCGCGACGCCGAGTGGGCGCTGGACCGGCTGCGCTGA
- a CDS encoding symmetrical bis(5'-nucleosyl)-tetraphosphatase, whose amino-acid sequence MALYLIGDVQGCDSALQRLLDTIDFSPSRDTIYLLGDLVNRGPDSAGVLRRLTGLGAAARCLLGNHDLHLLAVAHGARRPGRHDTLDGLLHAPDRAALLDWLRCQRLAMQAHGVLMVHAGVLPAWSVADTLALAAEVEALLQGPELGAFLPQMYGNAPAQWDDSLQGAARLRVIVNALTRLRFCTPQGEMELASTGGAEAAPAGFMPWFEVPGRRTAGDVVAFGHWSTLGWIDRPDVLSLDTGCVWGGCLSALKLGATPAQRELIQVKCEQAQAPGE is encoded by the coding sequence ATGGCACTTTACCTGATCGGCGACGTGCAGGGCTGCGACAGCGCCCTGCAGCGCCTGCTTGACACCATCGACTTCTCCCCGAGCCGCGACACGATCTACCTGCTGGGCGACCTGGTCAACCGCGGGCCCGATTCGGCCGGCGTGCTGCGCCGGCTGACGGGCCTGGGCGCCGCCGCGCGCTGCCTGCTCGGCAACCACGACCTGCACCTGCTGGCCGTGGCGCACGGCGCGCGCCGCCCGGGGCGGCACGACACGCTGGACGGCCTGCTGCACGCCCCCGACCGCGCCGCCCTGCTCGACTGGCTGCGCTGCCAGCGCCTCGCCATGCAGGCGCATGGCGTGCTGATGGTGCATGCGGGCGTGCTGCCGGCCTGGAGCGTGGCCGACACGCTGGCGCTGGCGGCCGAGGTCGAGGCCCTGCTGCAGGGCCCCGAACTCGGCGCCTTCCTGCCGCAGATGTATGGCAACGCGCCGGCGCAGTGGGACGACTCGCTGCAGGGCGCGGCGCGGCTGCGCGTGATCGTGAACGCGCTGACGCGGCTGCGCTTTTGCACGCCGCAGGGCGAGATGGAGCTGGCCAGCACCGGCGGCGCCGAGGCCGCGCCGGCGGGCTTCATGCCGTGGTTCGAGGTACCGGGGCGGCGCACGGCCGGCGACGTGGTCGCGTTCGGCCACTGGTCCACGCTGGGCTGGATCGATCGGCCCGATGTGCTGTCGCTGGACACGGGCTGTGTCTGGGGCGGCTGCCTGAGCGCGCTGAAGCTCGGCGCCACGCCGGCGCAGCGCGAGCTGATCCAGGTGAAATGCGAGCAGGCGCAGGCGCCAGGCGAATGA
- the rfbC gene encoding dTDP-4-dehydrorhamnose 3,5-epimerase, producing the protein MRLETTDPSEVLLLTPQVHADERGDVVECFRADRFAAATGWRGHWAQVNESRSRQGVLRGIHFQHGGQQGKLVRAVRGRIWDVAVDLRPGSPTFGRWTAHELSEHNRQQLWIGPGFGHGFLALSDCTVIYQLTTPYVPDQEGAIRWDDPTLAIDWPLQGREPILSERDRQAGLLSIQ; encoded by the coding sequence ATGCGCCTGGAAACCACCGACCCGAGCGAGGTTCTGCTGCTCACGCCCCAAGTCCATGCCGATGAGCGCGGCGACGTGGTGGAGTGCTTTCGCGCCGACCGCTTCGCCGCCGCCACGGGCTGGCGCGGCCACTGGGCCCAGGTCAATGAAAGCCGCTCGCGCCAGGGCGTGCTGCGCGGCATCCATTTCCAGCACGGCGGGCAGCAGGGCAAGCTGGTGCGCGCGGTGCGCGGCCGCATCTGGGATGTGGCGGTGGACCTGCGGCCCGGTTCGCCCACCTTCGGCCGGTGGACCGCGCACGAGCTGTCCGAGCACAACCGCCAGCAGCTGTGGATCGGGCCCGGTTTCGGCCATGGCTTTCTGGCGCTCAGCGACTGCACCGTGATCTACCAGCTGACCACGCCCTATGTGCCGGACCAGGAAGGCGCCATCCGCTGGGACGACCCGACGCTGGCGATCGACTGGCCGCTGCAGGGGCGCGAACCGATCCTCAGCGAGCGCGACCGCCAGGCCGGATTGCTATCAATCCAATAG
- a CDS encoding hemolysin family protein has product MDVLLIVLLTLLNGVFAMSEMALAASRKARLAAVAEAGDKGAQSALKLLDQPTQFLSTVQIGITSIGMLNGIVGEAAFSEPVSLWLQGYGASEKAAEIAATAIVVTVITFTTIIFGELVPKRIGQLYPETVARTVAQPMSWLALAAKPFVKLLSASTQAVLKLLRIDTSAGRAVTEEEIAASLEEGVDAGLIEQHEHQMVQNVFHLDDRPLTSLMVPRSDVVWLDASHSVEQSLRLVGAAGEQGAHSWYPVCRGGLDEVLGVISVARLLELDAAEPGRSIEPHVQPAVFVPETLTGMELLEQFRAKSGRIVFVVDEYGVVQGLMTPRDLLEAITGELQPGAQADAWATQREDGSWLLDGLMPVAELKARLDIRELPEEDRGRYNTVAGLLMAVSGRLPVTGERIDCAGWVFEVVDLDGKRIDKVLAMPAA; this is encoded by the coding sequence ATGGATGTTCTGCTCATCGTGCTGTTGACCCTGCTCAACGGCGTGTTCGCCATGTCTGAAATGGCATTGGCCGCCAGCCGCAAGGCGCGTCTCGCGGCGGTCGCCGAGGCGGGCGACAAGGGAGCCCAGTCGGCCCTCAAACTGCTGGACCAGCCGACCCAGTTCCTCTCCACCGTGCAGATCGGCATCACCTCCATCGGCATGCTCAACGGCATCGTGGGCGAGGCCGCGTTCAGCGAGCCGGTGAGCCTGTGGCTGCAGGGCTATGGCGCCAGCGAGAAAGCGGCCGAAATCGCGGCCACGGCCATTGTGGTGACGGTGATCACCTTCACCACCATCATCTTCGGCGAGCTGGTGCCCAAGCGCATCGGCCAGCTCTATCCGGAAACGGTGGCGCGCACGGTGGCGCAGCCCATGAGCTGGCTGGCCCTGGCCGCCAAGCCCTTCGTCAAGCTGCTGTCGGCCTCGACCCAGGCCGTGCTCAAGCTGCTGCGCATCGACACCTCGGCCGGCCGCGCCGTGACCGAGGAGGAGATCGCCGCCAGCCTGGAAGAAGGCGTGGACGCCGGCCTGATCGAGCAGCACGAGCACCAGATGGTGCAGAACGTGTTCCATCTGGACGACCGCCCGCTGACCTCGCTGATGGTGCCGCGCTCCGACGTGGTGTGGCTCGACGCCTCGCATTCGGTCGAGCAAAGCCTGCGCCTGGTCGGGGCGGCCGGCGAGCAGGGCGCCCATTCCTGGTACCCGGTGTGCCGCGGCGGGCTGGATGAGGTGCTGGGCGTCATCAGCGTGGCGCGCCTGCTCGAGCTTGACGCGGCCGAGCCGGGCCGCAGCATCGAACCGCATGTGCAGCCAGCCGTGTTCGTGCCCGAGACCCTGACCGGCATGGAGTTGCTGGAGCAGTTTCGCGCCAAGTCCGGGCGCATCGTGTTCGTGGTGGACGAATATGGCGTGGTGCAGGGCCTGATGACGCCGCGCGACCTGCTCGAGGCCATCACGGGCGAACTGCAGCCCGGTGCCCAGGCCGACGCCTGGGCCACGCAGCGCGAGGATGGCTCGTGGCTGCTCGATGGCCTGATGCCCGTGGCCGAGCTCAAGGCGCGCCTGGACATCCGCGAGCTGCCCGAAGAGGACCGGGGCCGCTACAACACCGTGGCCGGGCTGCTGATGGCCGTCTCGGGCCGCCTGCCCGTCACCGGCGAGCGCATCGACTGCGCGGGCTGGGTGTTCGAGGTGGTCGACCTGGACGGCAAGCGCATCGACAAGGTGCTTGCCATGCCGGCGGCTTGA
- a CDS encoding PepSY-associated TM helix domain-containing protein — MPAETATRPHAPRLRHTDRPRRGQRYPTFMRWVRKSHGWIGLWGAALGLLFGFSGIWLNHRAVLKLPPFSQQRINGQIELPGPAPASAAEMQAWLQAALGLAGPANAVRIEPARPVAWADKAASPAADTPAHAHDAPLMQPEHWVFSFGGPQALVQADYWRGNHSVGVTTTRSGLVGTLTNMHKGTGMPLAWILLVDTLAGSLILLSVSGVLLWMQTNPRRMAGAAIAGTSLALTLGLALARF; from the coding sequence ATGCCCGCCGAAACCGCCACCCGCCCGCACGCCCCGAGGCTGCGGCACACCGATCGCCCGCGCCGCGGCCAGCGCTACCCAACCTTCATGCGCTGGGTGCGCAAGAGCCATGGCTGGATCGGCCTGTGGGGCGCCGCGCTGGGGCTGCTGTTCGGCTTCAGCGGCATCTGGCTGAACCACCGCGCGGTGCTCAAGCTGCCGCCCTTCTCGCAGCAGCGCATCAACGGCCAGATCGAGTTGCCCGGGCCCGCGCCGGCCAGCGCCGCCGAGATGCAGGCCTGGCTGCAGGCCGCCCTGGGGCTCGCGGGCCCGGCCAACGCGGTGCGCATCGAGCCGGCCAGGCCCGTGGCCTGGGCGGACAAGGCCGCCTCGCCTGCGGCCGACACACCCGCCCATGCGCATGACGCGCCGCTGATGCAGCCCGAGCACTGGGTCTTCAGCTTCGGCGGACCCCAGGCGCTGGTGCAGGCCGACTACTGGCGCGGCAACCACTCGGTGGGCGTCACCACCACCCGCAGCGGCCTCGTGGGCACGCTCACCAACATGCACAAGGGCACGGGCATGCCGCTGGCCTGGATCCTGCTCGTCGACACGCTCGCGGGCAGCCTGATCCTGCTGTCGGTGTCGGGCGTGCTGCTGTGGATGCAAACCAACCCGCGCCGCATGGCCGGCGCGGCGATTGCAGGCACCTCGCTGGCGCTGACGCTGGGCCTGGCGCTGGCCCGGTTCTAG